From Hippoglossus stenolepis isolate QCI-W04-F060 chromosome 6, HSTE1.2, whole genome shotgun sequence, a single genomic window includes:
- the zgc:86609 gene encoding ER membrane protein complex subunit 3-like produces the protein MASPELLLDSSIRLWVVLPIVFITFFVGIIRHYVTQLLHSDKKVDLEQVSDSQVLLRSRILRENGRYIPRQSFAMRKHYFNDAETGFFKTVKRKVVPKNPMTDTSMLTDMMKGNLTNVLPMIVIGGWINWAFSGFVITKVPFPMTLRFKPMLQRGIDLLSLDASWVSSASWYFLNVFGLRSMYSLILGQDNAADQSRVMQDQMTGAAMAMPPDPNKAFKSEWEALEIIEHKWALENVEDELMSRDLNFGTFFSQDVKSTMF, from the exons ATGGCGAGTCCAGAGCTCTTATTGGACTCCAGTATTCGTCTTTGGGTCGTCCTGCCCATCGTCTTCATCACCTTCTTCGTCGGGATCATCCGTCACTACGTCACCCAGCTTCTCCACAGCGACAAGAAGGTGGACCTGGAGCAGGTGTCCGACAG TCAGGTGCTCCTGCGCAGCCGCATCCTCCGAGAGAATGGAAGGTACATCCCCCGACAG TCTTTCGCGATGAGGAAACATTATTTCAACGACGCAGAGACGGGATTCTTCAAGACGGTCAAGAGGAAGGTCGTCCCCAAGAACCCCatgacag ACACCAGCATGTTGACGGACATGATGAAGGGAAACCTGACCAACGTCCTGCCCATGATTGTGATTGGTGGATGGATAAACTGGGCTTTCTCTGGATTCGTCATAA CCAAGGTGCCGTTTCCTATGACTCTGAGGTTCAAGCCGATGTTACAGAGAGGAATCGACCTGCTGTCGCTCGACGCCTCCTG GGTGAGTTCGGCCTCCTGGTATTTCCTCAACGTGTTTGGACTGAGGAGCATGTACAGCCTCATTCTGGGACAGGACAACG CTGCCGACCAGTCGCGGGTCATGCAGGACCAGATGACGGGCGCTGCCATGGCGATGCCCCCCGACCCCAACAAGGCTTTTAAG AGCGAGTGGGAGGCGCTGGAGATCATTGAACACAAGTGGGCGCTAGAGAACGTTGAAGACGAGCTGATGTCCCGAGACCTCAACTTCGGAACTTTCTTCAGCCAGGACGTCAAGTCGACCATGTTCTAG
- the rfc2 gene encoding replication factor C subunit 2, with translation MFLFPVGEHQPIRREQRRVFNFFQLPVLLNIARCQRVAFDQSGPSPISSRPMRSRFAVARLLGRETSCGSSRADTDMEVEMIESEPRPEEKSQEPAGENPEAGEGSSRSSGGAYELPWVEKYRPLLLSEVVGNVETLSRLQVFAREGNVPNIIIAGPPGTGKTTSILCLARALLGASMKDAVLELNASNERGIDVVRNKIKMFAQQKVTLPKGRHKVIILDEADSMTDGAQQALRRIMEIYSKTTRFALACNASDKIIEPIQSRCAVLRYSKLTDGQILARLQEVVEKERLSVSDDGLEAVIFTAQGDMRQALNNLQSTNSGFGYINSENVFKVCDEPHPLLVKSMLGHCVEGKIDEAYKVVEQLWALGYSPEDIIGNIFRVCKTFQMAEYLKLEFIKEIGYTHMRVAEGVNSLLQMAGLLGRLCSKTMTPPAS, from the exons aTGTTCTTGTTTCCGGTCGGTGaacatcagccaatcagacgcgAGCAGAGGCGGGTTTTCAACTTCTTCCAACTTCCGGTGCTTTTAAATATCGCGAGATGTCAACGCGTTGCTTTCGACCAATCCGGACCTTCCCCAATAAGCTCTCGGCCAATGAGGAGCCGGTTTGCTGTGGCGCGGTTGCTGGGGAGGGAAACGTCGTGCGGCAGTTCGCGGGCTGACACCGACATGGAGGTCGAGATGATCGAGTCCGAGCCGAGGCCGGAGGAGAAGAGCCAGGAGCCGGCCGGGGAGAACCCGGAGGCCGGGGAGGGCTCGTCGAGGAGCTCCGGCGGAGCCTACGAGCTGCCCTGGGTGGAGAAGTACCGACCGCTGCTTCTGAGCGAGGTCGTGGGGAACGTGGAGACGCTGAGCCGCCTGCAGGTGTTCGCCAGGGAGGGGAACGTCCCCAACATCATCATCGCAG GCCCCCCCGGCACAGGAAAGACCACCAGCATCCTGTGTTTGGCCCGAGCGCTGCTGGGAGCCTCGATGAAGGACGCTGTGCTGGAGCTCAACGCCTCCAACGAGCG TGGAATCGACGTGGTGAGGAATAAAATCAAGATGTTCGCTCAGCAGAAAGTCACACTGCCCAAAGGACGACACAAGGTCATCATCCTGGACGAGGCCGACAG CATGACTGACGGCGCTCAGCAGGCTCTCAGGAGGATCATGGAGATCTATTCCAAGACGACTCGCTTCGCTCTCGCCTGCAACGCCTCAGATAAGATCATCGAGCCGATCCAGTCCCGCTGTGCGGTGCTGCGTTACTCCAAACTGACCGACGGACAGATCCTCGCCCGCctgcaggaggtggtggagaaggagcgtctgtctgtgtctgacgaCGGGCTGGAGGCCGTCATCTTCACCGCCCAGGGAGAcatgagacag GCGTTGAACAACCTGCAGTCGACCAACTCCGGCTTTGGCTACATCAACAGCGAGAACGTGTTCAAGGTGTGTGATGAGCCCCACCCTCTGCTGGTGAAAAGCATGCTGGGACACTGTGTGGAGGGGAAGATCGACGAGGCCTACAAGGTGGTGGAGCAGCTGTGGGCGCTGGGCTACTCGCCAGAGGACATCATCGGAAACATCTTCAGGGTCTGCAAGACCTTCCAAATGGCCGAGTACCTGAAACTGGAGTTCATCAAG GAGATCGGTTACACTCACATGCGAGTGGCTGAAGGAGTGAACTCTCTGCTGCAGATGGCCGGACTCCTCGGTCGACTCTGCAGCAAGACGATGACGCCACCCGCCAGCtga
- the usp11 gene encoding ubiquitin carboxyl-terminal hydrolase 11 produces the protein MTANSRCSAAEPPGLETQRREIESLLRECELCAGDSWYVVEHRWFDQWKEFVETGDQNSSSFPGQIDNTELFEDLDSYHVKERLVENEDFVLVPAEAWHKLLVWYGMVVGQPPLERKVVDLPSTLKVEVYPVEIFLCLHSNMDNVITAQFSRADNIQSIQRAMCQAFSVPPGSECRLWMKSSDSSCERLRNLHVSVLDACLSSGMTVIMETRNADGTWPSSRPQIMRNSVEEQDSYRGQSGVCGLTNLGNTCFMNSALQCLSNTPPLTEYFLQSSYLEELNFTNPLGMKGEIAEAYADVIKQMWSGRHYSVVPRVFKTKVGHFASQFLGYQQHDSQELLSFLLDGLHEDLNRVKNKEYIELRDAEGRPDQEVAEEAWRNHRRRNDSVIVDTFHGLFKSTLVCPECHKVSVTFDPFCYLSVPLPVSKERVMEVFYVSLDPYAKPVQHRVVVPKAGKVSDLCSALSEMTSVPPSQMVVADVFNHHFFKIYNSDESLSCILDRDDIFVYELSVQEEQQEEQVLLALYLRERSHYRDYGSGSSSYGTSLFGHPLLLGVPRSSCSQEALYDLFLQRLARYVRRPDPSEELEEEEEDDDEEELYKTQTNGISDDEQQEEAERVEPSQAQLSEDAPANSQSDATAKVDPLPELNHTQPSQDHKEATNGSGSQTELLNSAEANAPNCTSDESLCGNPSSTADATSESPADQTPQPGQTAEEEREEDKQEEACSPSPLTIEQSTKRRACPKRRKSLFTIQAVNSNGTTERGMGEGGSAVSFSSQPYVAIDWDPDMKKRFYNENEAEKYDKHASMEVPQQQTTVQLQECIELFTTVETLEEENPWYCPVCKKHQLATKKLDLWSLPEVLIIHLKRFSYTKFTREKLDSIVDFPSGTWTSPAAS, from the exons ATGACGGCCAACAGCCGCTGTTCCGCTGCGGAGCCTCCGGGCCTGGAGACCCAGCGGCGGGAGATCGAGTCTCTGCTGCGGGAGTGTGAGCTCTGTGCTGGGGACAGTTG GTACGTGGTGGAGCATCGCTGGTTCGACCAGTGGAAGGAGTTTGTGGAGACTGGAGACCAGAACTCGTCGTCCTTCCCCGGTCAGATCGACAACACAGAGCTATTCGAGG ATCTGGACTCGTACCACGTGAAGGAGCGTCTGGTGGAGAATGAAGACTTTGTGCTGGTGCCGGCGGAGGCCTGGCACAAGCTGCTGGTCTGGTACGGCATGGTGGTCGGTCAGCCGCCGCTGGAACGCAAG gtggtgGACCTGCCCAGCACTCTGAAGGTGGAAGTTTACCCCGTTGAgatctttctctgtctccataGCAACATGGACAACGTCATCACGGCACAGTTCAGCCGCGCCGACAACATAC AGTCGATTCAGAGGGCGATGTGTCAGGCCTTCTCGGTGCCTCCGGGCTCAGAGTGTCGTCTGTGGATGAAGAGTTCAGACAGCAGCTGCGAGCGTCTCAGGAACTTGCACGTGAGCGTGCTGGACGCCTGTTTGAGCTCAGGCATG acggtGATCATGGAGACGAGGAATGCTGACGGCACCTGGCCGAGCTCCAGGCCTCAAATCAT GAGGAactctgtggaggagcaggactCGTACCGAGGACAGTCTGGAGTCTGCGGCCTCACCAACCTGGGCAACACCTGCTTCATGAACTCTGCTCTACAG tgtcTGAGTAACACGCCTCCTCTGACCGAGTACTTCCTGCAGAGCTCctacctggaggagctgaactTTACAAACCCTCTGGGAATGAAGGGGGAGATCGCAGAGGCCTACGCTGACGTCATCAAACAGATGTGGTCGGGGAGGCATTACTCTGTGGTGCCACGAGTCTTCAAG aCAAAGGTGGGTCACTTTGCGTCTCAGTTCCTCGGGTACCAGCAGCACGACAGTCAGGAGCTTCTGTCCTTCCTGCTGGACGGACTCCACGAAGACCTGAACCGAGTCAAAAACAAAGAGTACATTGAACTGCGGGACGCTGAGGGACGACCTGACCAG GAAGTGGCCGAGGAGGCGTGGCGGAACCACCGCCGGCGGAACGACTCGGTGATCGTGGACACATTCCACGGCCTCTTCAAGTCCACACTCGTCTGTCCCGAGTGCCACAAGGTCTCTGTGACCTTCGACCCCTTCTGCTACCTGAGCGTCCCACTTCCTGTCAGCAAGGAGCGCGTCATGGAGGTCTTCTACGTGTCTCTGGACCCTTACGCTAAGCCCGTCCAG catcGTGTTGTGGTTCCTAAAGCAGGAAAAGTGTCCGACCTCTGCTCGGCTCTGTCAGAGATGACCAGCGTTCCTCCCTCACAG ATGGTGGTAGCGGATGTTTTCAACCATCATTTCTTTAAGATCTACAACTCTGATGAGTCTCTGAGCTGCATCCTCGACCGAGACGACATCTTTGT gtacGAGCTCAGcgtgcaggaggagcagcaggaggagcaggtgcTCCTCGCTCTCTACCTGAGGGAGCGCTCTCACTACAGAGACTACGGCTCCGGCAGCAGCTCGTACGGCACGTCGCTGTTCGGACACCCGCTGCTGCTCGGCGTGCCgcgcagcagctgcagccaggAGGCGCTCTACGACCTGTTCCTGCAGAGACTGGC gcgCTATGTGCGACGTCCCGACCCTTCTGAGgagttggaggaagaggaagaagatgacgatgaagaggagctgTACAAGACTCAGACCAACGGCATCAGTGACG atgagcagcaggaggaagcagagcgAGTCGAACCGTCTCAGGCTCAACTCTCTGAAGATGCTCCAgcaaacagccaatcagacgccACCGCTAAGGTGGACCCCCTCCCTGAACTCAACCACACGCAGCCCTCACAGGACCACAAGGAGGCCACCAACGGGTCAGGCAGCCAGACGGAGCTCCTCAACAGCGCCGAGGCCAACGCCCCCAACTGCACCAGTGATGAGAGTCTCTGTGGAAACCCGAGCAGCACCGCCGACGCCACCTCAGAATCGCCGGCAGATCAAACGCCACAGCCCGGGCAGAccgcagaggaggagagagaggaggacaagcAGGAGGAGGCGTGTTCTCCCAGCCCGCTGACCATCGAACAGTCGACCAAGAGGAGGGCGTGTCctaagaggaggaagagtttgTTCACCATCCAGGCGGTCAACTCCAACGGGACGACCGAGAGAGGgatgggagagggagggagcgccGTGTCcttcagct ctcagccttACGTGGCGATCGACTGGGACCCCGACATGAAGAAGAGATTCTACAATGAAAACGAAGCTGAG AAGTACGACAAACACGCCAGTATGGAGGTTCCTCAGCAGCAGACGACCGTTCAGCTGCAGGAGTGTATCGAGCTGTTCACCACTGTGGagacactggaggaggagaacccatg GTACTGTCCGGTGTGTAAGAAACACCAGTTGGCCACAAAGAAGCTCGACCTCTGGTCTCTGCCGGAGGTTCTCATCATTCACCTCAAGAGATTCTCATACACCAAGTTCACCAGAGAGAAGCTCGACAGCATCGTGGACTTTCCCtcag GGACCTGGACTTCTCCGGCTGCCTCCTGA